The following coding sequences lie in one Mucilaginibacter sp. KACC 22773 genomic window:
- a CDS encoding acyl-CoA dehydrogenase, with the protein MPHPSYLLKPEWIKTIRDTAAEAEKLAMLHPDQLKLVYEQGWFRFLVPKAYSGLQLPLPEMVRLEESLAWANGSLGWVVTLCSGAGWFGGFLSADIAPELFNNPALCLAGSGASTGTATITNGGYIINGTWKYASGAHHATHITANCIIKNGDGSVLDADGNELVLPFIFDKKDVEVFPAWKYIGMMATGSDAYQVSNLFVKADRCFKIDPEYAVVNAPLYKYPFLQLAEATLAANISGMAVHFLDLCGPLFDEKQLGKRQRDTHRDTTKQLLDELTTNLNKTRAEFYQAVDASWQSGLTGPAGYLNEVSTTSRKLAKTARESVDKLYPYCGLQAANPDTEISQTWRDLHTASQHSLLNSIGG; encoded by the coding sequence ATGCCCCATCCATCATACTTACTAAAACCCGAATGGATAAAAACAATCCGGGATACTGCCGCGGAGGCCGAAAAACTGGCCATGCTGCACCCTGATCAATTGAAACTGGTTTACGAGCAGGGCTGGTTTAGATTCCTGGTTCCGAAAGCCTATTCGGGCCTGCAACTGCCTTTGCCGGAAATGGTGCGGTTGGAAGAAAGCCTGGCCTGGGCCAACGGCAGTTTGGGCTGGGTGGTTACCCTTTGCAGTGGTGCGGGCTGGTTTGGCGGTTTTTTATCGGCGGATATCGCCCCGGAATTATTTAACAACCCTGCATTATGCCTGGCAGGAAGCGGAGCTTCAACAGGTACGGCTACCATTACCAATGGCGGCTACATCATTAACGGCACCTGGAAATATGCCAGCGGCGCGCACCATGCCACCCATATAACCGCCAACTGTATCATCAAAAATGGCGACGGATCTGTTTTAGATGCCGACGGGAACGAACTGGTACTACCTTTTATTTTCGACAAGAAAGACGTGGAGGTTTTCCCCGCCTGGAAATACATCGGCATGATGGCCACCGGCAGCGATGCCTACCAGGTAAGCAACCTGTTTGTTAAAGCCGACAGGTGTTTTAAGATCGACCCGGAATATGCTGTAGTTAACGCCCCCTTGTACAAATACCCCTTTTTACAATTGGCCGAGGCTACCCTGGCAGCAAATATATCGGGCATGGCTGTACACTTTCTCGACCTGTGCGGGCCATTGTTTGATGAAAAACAGTTAGGCAAACGGCAACGCGATACTCACCGCGATACAACAAAACAACTGCTGGATGAATTAACTACCAACCTTAATAAAACCCGGGCCGAATTTTACCAGGCCGTTGATGCTTCCTGGCAAAGTGGCTTAACAGGCCCCGCCGGGTATTTGAATGAGGTAAGCACTACCAGCCGCAAGCTGGCCAAAACGGCGCGCGAGAGTGTCGATAAACTGTACCCCTACTGCGGCCTGCAGGCTGCCAATCCCGATACCGAAATAAGCCAAACGTGGCGCGATTTGCATACCGCAAGCCAGCATAGTTTGTTAAATAGCATCGGCGGGTAA
- the pafA gene encoding alkaline phosphatase PafA, with amino-acid sequence MKLKYLLLLILATASLSASAQSHKKKHKHTTRRNSDSEITYHRERAMPMPTGLPRPKLVIGLVVDQMRWDYLYRYFDRYEDGGFKRMLGEGFTCENTNIDYIPTVTAAGHTCIYTGSVPAIHGIAGNDFIVQATGKSMYCTDDSTVTAVGSTSKAGQMSPRNLLVTTVTDELRLATNFRSKVIGIALKDRGGILPAGHTANAAYWFDDASGNWISSTYYMTDLPAWVKNFNSQKIAEKYLKQDWNTLYPIATYLQSAPDNSGKYEGKFAGTSAPTMPVNTSALYNGHLGMIRSTPYGNSMTLDMAKAAIANEQLGSNTVTDFLAVSLSSTDYIGHQFGPNSVEIEDTYLRLDHDLAAFFTYLDGTLGKGSYSVFLTADHGAAHNANFLKDHNVPAGTWDDAAAQKEMNTMLNDKYKVQNLVISMDNYQVNLNNAAIKKAGISEEAIKLDCINYLQKQPAVQFAVDMQNANAATIPVDLRSRIINGYNTEHSGVIQIVLKPGYYSGHGATGTTHGTWAPYDTHIPLVFMGWGINHGNTTRQTHMTDIAPTVASLLHIQAPDGCIGKTISEVIR; translated from the coding sequence ATGAAGCTTAAATATCTGTTGCTTTTAATTTTAGCCACTGCCTCTCTTTCGGCATCGGCACAATCTCATAAAAAAAAACACAAACATACCACCAGGAGGAACAGCGATAGCGAAATTACCTACCACCGCGAACGCGCTATGCCCATGCCTACCGGCCTGCCCCGCCCCAAACTGGTTATTGGCTTGGTGGTTGATCAAATGCGGTGGGATTACCTGTACCGCTATTTTGATCGTTACGAAGATGGCGGTTTTAAACGAATGCTTGGCGAGGGCTTTACCTGCGAGAATACCAATATTGATTACATCCCTACAGTAACTGCCGCAGGCCATACCTGCATCTACACCGGATCGGTGCCGGCCATTCATGGTATTGCGGGCAATGATTTTATTGTACAAGCCACCGGAAAATCGATGTATTGCACAGATGATAGCACGGTAACCGCCGTTGGCAGCACCTCAAAGGCCGGCCAAATGTCGCCACGCAATTTGCTGGTAACTACCGTTACTGACGAGCTTAGATTGGCAACCAATTTCCGCTCAAAAGTTATTGGCATCGCGTTAAAAGACCGCGGTGGCATTCTGCCTGCCGGGCATACCGCCAATGCCGCTTATTGGTTTGATGACGCCAGCGGCAATTGGATAAGCAGCACTTACTACATGACCGATTTGCCTGCCTGGGTTAAAAACTTTAACAGCCAAAAAATTGCCGAAAAATACCTTAAACAGGATTGGAATACCCTTTACCCTATAGCCACTTACCTGCAAAGCGCCCCTGATAACAGTGGTAAATACGAGGGCAAATTTGCCGGTACCAGTGCACCAACCATGCCGGTTAATACATCGGCATTGTATAATGGCCACTTAGGCATGATCCGGTCTACACCTTACGGCAATTCGATGACGCTTGATATGGCTAAAGCGGCTATAGCAAATGAACAATTAGGCAGCAATACAGTTACCGACTTTTTGGCCGTAAGCCTGTCATCTACAGATTACATAGGGCACCAGTTTGGCCCCAACTCTGTAGAGATAGAGGACACTTACCTAAGGCTTGATCATGACCTGGCCGCCTTTTTTACTTATTTAGATGGCACCCTGGGCAAAGGCAGCTACTCGGTATTTTTAACCGCCGACCATGGCGCTGCGCATAACGCCAACTTCCTGAAAGATCACAACGTACCTGCCGGAACCTGGGACGATGCCGCTGCGCAGAAAGAAATGAACACCATGCTGAACGACAAGTACAAGGTTCAAAACCTGGTTATCAGCATGGATAATTACCAGGTTAACCTTAACAATGCCGCCATCAAAAAAGCAGGCATCAGCGAAGAGGCCATAAAACTTGACTGTATAAACTATCTGCAAAAACAACCGGCTGTACAATTTGCCGTTGATATGCAAAACGCAAACGCCGCGACTATCCCGGTTGATCTGCGCAGCCGTATTATAAACGGCTACAATACCGAACATAGTGGCGTGATACAAATCGTATTAAAACCAGGCTATTACTCGGGGCACGGAGCAACCGGAACAACCCACGGCACCTGGGCGCCATATGACACCCACATACCGCTTGTGTTTATGGGCTGGGGCATTAACCATGGCAATACCACACGCCAAACCCACATGACGGATATTGCCCCTACCGTGGCATCACTATTACACATACAAGCCCCCGATGGCTGCATTGGCAAAACCATTAGCGAGGTAATCAGGTAA
- a CDS encoding thiamine phosphate synthase → MKKYISRFHYITQDMPQRSHTQQVEIACSAGANWIQYRCMTKSDNELVAEIDQIAAICDDWGATLIITNHYHLLDKVDAQGVHIEDQPADFSTIREAIGEDKTLGASATNLAGLLKTQHSGVVDYCVLGPFAHTETRPNNFPLLGYDGYRQLEKAPIEIPVIATGGIQLQDVELLLKTGIYGIAISSAINRSIDPAGMVKEFYRKMY, encoded by the coding sequence ATGAAAAAATACATATCCAGGTTTCATTACATCACACAGGACATGCCGCAGCGCAGCCATACACAACAGGTTGAAATTGCCTGTAGTGCAGGCGCCAACTGGATACAATATCGATGTATGACTAAATCAGACAACGAACTGGTTGCCGAAATTGACCAGATAGCAGCTATTTGTGATGACTGGGGAGCTACCCTTATTATTACCAATCATTACCACCTGCTTGATAAAGTTGATGCCCAGGGTGTGCACATTGAAGACCAGCCTGCCGATTTTAGCACTATCCGCGAAGCAATTGGCGAAGATAAAACCTTAGGAGCATCGGCTACTAACCTGGCCGGCCTGCTAAAAACCCAGCATTCAGGCGTGGTTGATTACTGTGTATTGGGGCCGTTTGCCCATACTGAAACCAGGCCGAATAATTTCCCCTTGCTGGGTTACGATGGCTACCGTCAATTGGAAAAAGCCCCCATCGAAATTCCGGTTATTGCAACCGGTGGAATCCAATTACAGGATGTTGAATTATTACTTAAAACAGGTATTTATGGCATAGCGATATCCTCGGCCATTAACCGTTCTATTGATCCGGCCGGAATGGTTAAGGAGTTTTACCGCAAAATGTACTAA
- a CDS encoding cytochrome B, with protein sequence MTAYSFLQHLHSGFRYIVLALILAAIIGALIGLIGKKPYTNGNRKLNLFAMISAHTQLLIGIILYFVSPLVQFNSETMKNKVTRYFTVEHWVIMLIALALITIGHSKSKKAATGEARHKAIVTFYLIGLVIILAGIILIPRS encoded by the coding sequence ATGACAGCTTATAGCTTTTTACAACATCTCCATTCGGGTTTCAGGTATATAGTACTGGCCTTAATTTTGGCGGCCATTATAGGTGCGCTTATTGGCCTGATAGGAAAAAAGCCTTATACCAACGGCAACCGCAAACTCAATTTGTTTGCCATGATATCGGCACATACGCAGTTGCTTATTGGCATAATACTTTATTTTGTAAGCCCGCTGGTACAGTTTAACAGCGAAACCATGAAAAATAAAGTGACCCGGTATTTTACTGTAGAGCATTGGGTTATCATGCTGATTGCCCTGGCTTTAATTACCATTGGGCATAGCAAATCAAAAAAAGCAGCTACCGGCGAAGCCAGGCATAAAGCCATTGTTACCTTCTATTTGATAGGTTTAGTGATAATTTTAGCCGGTATTATACTTATCCCACGTAGCTAA
- a CDS encoding anthranilate synthase component I family protein produces the protein MSTFKITTTYKKLLADTTTPVSIYLRLRDVFPNSLLLESSDYHSRENSLSYICCEPIAGFVLNNGILKKHYPDGSHESLEAGSFELIDQLNQFVGSFETDANPLKIISNGLFGYFTHEAVEHFETIKLKQTDDNPRQIPVMQYHIYRYIIAVDHFKNELYIFHNQAEGGPTNGGIEKLEYLIKNKNFPEYSFKSSDVEKSNLTNEEFIAIVEKMKQHIYRGDVFQIVPSRAFSRTFQGDEFNVYRALRSINPSPYLFYFDYGDFRIFGSSPEAQITIKNNVASIFPIAGTFKRSGDDVKDAEIARNLENDPKESAEHVMLVDLARNDLSRHCEQVQVKAFKEVQYYSHLIHLVSHVSGKLLPGVSSFKIVADTYPAGTLSGAPKYRAMEIIDENEKAKRSFYSGAIGFMGFNGEFNHAIMIRSFLSKNNTLHYQAGAGIVAGSVAESELKEVDNKIAALRRAVELAEEL, from the coding sequence ATGAGCACTTTTAAAATAACAACCACCTATAAAAAACTACTGGCCGATACCACCACGCCGGTGAGCATTTACCTGCGCCTGCGCGATGTATTCCCCAACTCGCTGCTGCTGGAAAGTTCGGACTATCACAGCCGCGAAAATAGCTTAAGCTACATTTGCTGTGAACCTATTGCCGGCTTTGTACTCAACAACGGCATACTAAAAAAGCACTATCCCGATGGCAGTCATGAAAGCCTTGAAGCCGGCAGCTTTGAACTGATTGACCAGCTTAACCAATTTGTGGGCAGTTTTGAAACCGACGCCAACCCGTTGAAAATCATATCAAACGGTTTGTTTGGCTATTTTACTCATGAGGCGGTTGAACATTTTGAAACTATCAAACTAAAACAAACCGACGATAATCCCCGGCAAATCCCGGTAATGCAATACCACATTTACCGTTATATCATCGCTGTAGATCACTTTAAAAACGAGCTTTACATTTTCCACAACCAGGCCGAAGGCGGCCCAACCAACGGCGGTATCGAAAAACTGGAATACCTCATCAAAAACAAAAACTTCCCCGAGTACAGCTTTAAAAGCAGCGATGTAGAAAAATCAAACCTTACCAACGAGGAGTTTATCGCCATTGTTGAAAAAATGAAGCAGCATATTTACCGGGGCGATGTTTTCCAGATAGTGCCATCAAGGGCATTCTCCCGTACCTTCCAGGGCGATGAGTTTAACGTGTACCGGGCATTGCGCTCCATCAACCCATCACCCTATTTATTCTATTTTGATTATGGCGATTTCCGCATCTTCGGCTCATCGCCCGAAGCGCAAATCACCATCAAAAATAACGTGGCCAGCATCTTCCCTATCGCCGGCACCTTTAAACGCAGCGGAGATGACGTGAAAGATGCCGAGATAGCCCGCAACCTGGAAAATGATCCCAAAGAATCGGCCGAACACGTAATGCTTGTTGACCTGGCCCGTAACGACCTGAGTCGTCATTGCGAGCAGGTACAGGTTAAAGCATTTAAAGAAGTACAATACTATTCGCACCTTATCCACCTGGTATCGCACGTAAGCGGTAAGTTATTGCCCGGCGTGTCATCCTTCAAAATAGTTGCAGATACTTACCCAGCGGGTACCCTGAGCGGTGCGCCAAAATACAGGGCGATGGAAATTATTGACGAAAATGAAAAAGCCAAACGCAGCTTTTATAGCGGCGCCATAGGTTTCATGGGTTTTAACGGCGAATTTAACCACGCCATCATGATCCGCTCGTTCCTGAGCAAAAACAACACCCTGCACTACCAGGCCGGGGCCGGCATTGTAGCGGGCTCTGTTGCCGAAAGCGAACTGAAAGAAGTGGATAATAAAATTGCGGCGTTAAGACGTGCAGTGGAATTGGCGGAAGAATTGTAG
- a CDS encoding anthranilate synthase component II, with amino-acid sequence MNEHTNSPFRGPGGPGGNILIIDNYDSFTYNLVHLVNELGLQCDVWRNDKFALEDVDAYDKIILSPGPGIPSEAGLLLDVIKKYAPTKSIFGVCLGQQAIAEVFGGSLYNLSQPMHGIATPIKVTDTDEQLFRDLPDSFKVGRYHSWVVSANDLPEVLKVTAIDEEDNSIMALSHREYDVRGVQFHPESILTEYGKEMMGNWLK; translated from the coding sequence ATGAACGAACATACAAACTCCCCCTTCAGGGGGCCGGGGGGCCCCGGCGGCAATATCCTGATAATAGACAATTACGATTCCTTCACCTATAACCTGGTGCATTTGGTTAATGAGCTTGGCCTGCAATGCGATGTTTGGAGGAATGATAAATTTGCTTTGGAAGATGTGGATGCATATGATAAGATCATCCTATCCCCGGGGCCTGGCATACCGTCTGAAGCAGGTTTGTTGCTGGATGTGATCAAAAAATATGCGCCAACCAAAAGCATATTTGGCGTTTGCCTGGGGCAGCAGGCCATTGCCGAAGTATTTGGCGGCAGCCTTTATAACCTGAGCCAGCCTATGCACGGGATTGCTACCCCCATAAAAGTGACCGATACCGACGAGCAATTGTTCCGCGATTTGCCCGATAGCTTTAAAGTTGGGCGTTACCATTCGTGGGTTGTAAGCGCAAATGATTTACCCGAGGTATTGAAAGTAACGGCTATCGACGAGGAGGATAATTCCATCATGGCCCTGTCTCACCGCGAATATGATGTGCGTGGTGTGCAGTTTCACCCGGAATCGATATTGACTGAGTATGGTAAAGAAATGATGGGTAACTGGCTGAAATAA
- the trpC gene encoding indole-3-glycerol phosphate synthase TrpC, with protein sequence MTILDKIVANKKREVAYAKRRISYVELEESEYFHRETYSFKDFLLDPARTGIIAEFKRKSPSKGIINDKVRVSKVTTDYAAAGASALSVLTDRDFFMGRKADLKRARSVNNIPVLRKDFMIDEYQVIEAKALGADIILLIAAILTPAEIDKLATLAKSLNLNVLLEVHNLEELERSIHPKLDAIGVNNRNLADFTVSVETSYQLAKHIPAEFMKISESAISDPETIRHLKLAGFNGFLIGETFMKQPDPGLAMRGFVAQL encoded by the coding sequence ATGACGATACTTGATAAAATAGTTGCCAACAAAAAAAGGGAAGTAGCATACGCAAAAAGGCGTATCTCATACGTTGAGCTGGAAGAATCTGAATATTTCCACAGGGAAACGTATTCATTTAAGGATTTTCTGCTTGATCCTGCCCGTACCGGTATAATTGCCGAATTTAAGCGTAAATCACCCTCAAAAGGCATTATTAACGATAAGGTAAGGGTTAGCAAGGTGACAACCGATTACGCGGCTGCAGGGGCATCCGCGCTATCCGTATTAACCGACCGCGATTTTTTTATGGGCCGCAAAGCCGATTTAAAACGGGCGCGTTCTGTAAACAACATCCCTGTTTTGCGCAAGGATTTTATGATAGACGAATACCAGGTAATTGAAGCCAAAGCATTGGGTGCCGATATTATCCTGCTAATAGCGGCTATTTTAACCCCGGCAGAAATTGATAAGCTTGCCACGCTTGCCAAAAGTTTAAACCTTAATGTGCTGCTTGAAGTACATAACCTGGAAGAGTTGGAGCGCAGCATTCACCCAAAACTGGATGCAATTGGCGTAAATAACCGCAACCTGGCCGATTTTACGGTATCTGTAGAAACATCCTACCAGCTGGCCAAACATATCCCTGCCGAATTCATGAAGATATCTGAAAGCGCCATAAGCGATCCGGAAACCATCAGGCACCTGAAGCTGGCCGGCTTTAACGGCTTTTTAATTGGCGAAACCTTTATGAAACAGCCCGATCCGGGGCTGGCGATGAGGGGTTTTGTAGCGCAGCTTTAA
- a CDS encoding SusD/RagB family nutrient-binding outer membrane lipoprotein, with protein MKKYFIAALLPILSLGACHKDLASLNSNPKLFPTVPAASLFTQAERVLTNTVTTSSVNTNIYRLIEQQWQETTYTDESNYLINARNINGAEWNALYRDVLNNLRLAKTIVPTDASIASADIQKNDIAILDILQVYSFYYLVTTFGNVPYTQAFDANNNFPKYDDAATIYKDLLTRLNADIAALNTNAGSFGSADVIYGGNTTKWKKFANSFKLKMALTIADSDPTTAAAAAASAVSGGVFTSNADNATFAYLGATPNTNPVYVDIVQSGRFDYVACNTLVSYLNGHADARVGKYFTALADGTYKGSAPGAKSNYDSFSHVSPTLTAPTFPGLLLDFAEVSFYQAEAVAKGYITGTAALYYAAGVQASYSYWGAGDATAYLLVNPYTPTNLAYQKWIADYNRGWDAWIETRRLDVPALVAPSTASSAFPVRFPYPIAESNVNGANYKAASAAIGGDLVTTKLFFDKH; from the coding sequence ATGAAAAAATATTTTATCGCGGCATTGCTTCCGATCCTTTCGCTTGGAGCATGCCATAAAGACCTGGCTTCGTTAAATTCGAATCCAAAGCTTTTCCCAACGGTTCCGGCCGCCTCATTATTTACACAGGCTGAGCGGGTTTTAACCAATACTGTTACCACGTCAAGCGTAAACACTAATATTTATAGGTTAATTGAACAGCAATGGCAAGAAACCACGTACACTGATGAAAGTAATTACCTCATCAATGCCCGTAATATAAATGGTGCGGAATGGAACGCCCTTTATCGTGATGTATTAAATAACTTGCGCTTGGCTAAAACCATTGTACCTACTGACGCTTCTATCGCCAGCGCTGATATTCAGAAAAACGATATAGCAATACTGGATATCCTGCAGGTTTATTCTTTTTATTACCTGGTAACAACTTTTGGTAATGTTCCTTATACACAGGCATTTGATGCTAATAATAACTTTCCTAAGTACGATGACGCAGCTACTATTTACAAAGATCTGCTAACCCGTTTAAATGCAGACATAGCCGCGTTAAATACAAACGCAGGAAGTTTTGGAAGTGCTGATGTAATTTACGGAGGCAATACAACAAAGTGGAAAAAGTTTGCCAATTCATTTAAATTAAAAATGGCTTTGACCATAGCCGACTCTGATCCAACTACTGCGGCTGCAGCGGCGGCATCTGCGGTTTCTGGCGGTGTGTTTACCTCTAATGCGGATAACGCAACCTTTGCTTATTTAGGAGCTACTCCAAATACAAACCCGGTTTATGTTGATATCGTTCAAAGTGGCAGATTTGACTATGTAGCCTGTAATACACTTGTTAGTTACTTAAACGGTCATGCAGACGCCCGCGTGGGCAAGTATTTTACTGCCTTAGCTGATGGTACATATAAAGGCAGCGCCCCTGGTGCTAAATCAAACTATGACAGTTTCTCGCACGTTAGTCCTACGTTAACTGCGCCAACTTTTCCTGGTTTATTACTTGATTTTGCTGAAGTATCGTTTTATCAGGCAGAAGCTGTTGCGAAAGGGTATATTACCGGCACTGCTGCACTCTACTATGCTGCCGGTGTTCAGGCATCGTATTCATATTGGGGTGCAGGTGATGCAACCGCCTATTTGTTGGTTAATCCCTATACCCCAACTAATCTTGCTTACCAAAAATGGATTGCAGATTATAACAGGGGCTGGGATGCATGGATAGAAACCCGCAGGCTGGATGTACCCGCATTGGTTGCGCCATCAACGGCTTCAAGTGCATTCCCGGTACGTTTCCCTTACCCAATTGCAGAGAGCAATGTAAACGGGGCTAACTATAAAGCCGCTTCAGCTGCCATTGGCGGCGACTTGGTAACCACCAAATTGTTTTTCGACAAGCACTAA